A region from the Euwallacea similis isolate ESF13 chromosome 23, ESF131.1, whole genome shotgun sequence genome encodes:
- the rdgB gene encoding protein retinal degeneration B, producing the protein MLIKEYRIPLPLTVEEYRIAQLYMIAKKSREESSGQGSGVEILINEPYRDGPGGQGQYTKKIYHVGSHLPGWIKSILPKTALMVEEEAWNAYPYTKTRYTCPFVEKFYLEIETYYFPDNGHQENVFHLNGSDLRNRIVDIIDVVRDQLYGADYLHDEDPLYYVSEKSGRGPLSDNWVEEYWNEVCDRTQPTPSGKAMMCAYKLCRVEFRYWGMQTKIEKFIHDTALRKTMLRAHRQAWAWQDEWHGLSMADIREIERQTQLALKRKMGQVDDEIDEDDNLNSTSKEDPGKTLAATLGSIEVTEDSPLLGKNPNVPRIRTAGSPDAEASKDDTSTIPIKREDRKLPRNLHSPSSASVKSFDLQVANWRIETLGRESDSESDEEFFDCEDTSSLARWSSLELLSEEDLETGSPTYAGNNQQTDDSIFSSSFLQRVASERTNRKTLQKAKVGSVDISRPDSPNIFHAPCSTSVLMLVLHAGSVLDANVDMAAKKSDVTTFKGAFESVMRQHYPSLVGHIAVKLVSCPSVCTESLGVLSSLSPYSFDVSPSCTDVPQVTHDSIPIGAIPILATSNSDYQESVSRTIAATNAVYQDFLISEEGQGFTGQICFVADSLGSILAYDALCRSSDGKSRHGSENSILDDHKDDYLNDSMHLSTRNPRRRSSSTSDASHIKLEFEVSDFFLFGSPLALVLAYRRLSAPDEKSGQISRPSCHQVYNMFHPTDPVASRLEPLISARFSILPPMNVPRYAKYPLGNGQSYHLFEILQTNPQIFNDQVLPRRLSEVSIQSTVSGLIESIPLQTINNLQHKWWGGKRMDYALYCPEGLSNFPTNALPHLFHASYWESCDVIAFILRQVGGLEGLASGVGVEEGRESTFRPGQPREKWTKKRTSVKLKNVTANHRANDIIVREGAAQTLVATFKYGPLDMITLTGEKVDIHIMKDPPSGEWILLATEITDKNGRISHTIGEAQSVGYGLYPIKMIVRGDHTSVDFFLAVVPPKTETVVFSIDGSFTASVSVTGRDPKVRAGAVDVVRHWQELGYLIIYITGRPDMQHRKVVSWLSQHNFPHGLVSFADGFTTGPLSHKAAYLNNLIQNHGVIIHTAYGSAKDISVYTNIGLKPKQIYIVGKASKKQQSQATVLLDGYAVHLATLMAHGGSRPAQGNARMVIPRGYFGLSGQTINRRRRSAKRATSYPISTETPPQTVERSLSAKRYHIPKPVLSLTPSSN; encoded by the exons ATGCTCATCAAGGAGTACCGGATTCCATTGCCGCTCACAGTGGAAGAATATCGGATCGCTCAACTTTACATGATAGCG aaaaaaagtcgCGAAGAGAGCAGTGGTCAAGGCAGTGGCGTTGAAATACTCATTAACGAACCGTATAGAGATGGACCCGGTGGTCAAGGACAGTACACGAAAAAGATCTATCACGTTGGAAGTCACTTACCTG GGTGGATTAAAAGTATTCTTCCCAAAACCGCCCTAATGGTCGAAGAGGAGGCCTGGAATGCATATCCTTACACGAAGACTAGGTACACTTGCCCCTTCGTGGAGAAATTCTATCTGGAAATCGAGACGTATTATTTCCCTGATAACGGCCACCAGGAGAACGTCTTTCATTTAAATGGGAGCGATTTGAGGAACCGGATAGTCG ATATAATCGATGTTGTGCGAGATCAGCTTTATGGAGCCGATTACCTTCACGACGAAGATCCCCTTTACTACGTATCGGAAAAGTCGGGCCGTGGCCCTTTATCTGATAACTGGGTTGAGGAATATTGGAATGAAGTCTGTGATAGAACTCAACCCACTCCATCGGGCAAAGCCATGATGTGTGCTTACAAATTGTGTAGAGTCGAGTTCCGGTATTGGGGTATGCAgacgaaaattgaaaagttcaTACATGACACCG CTCTGCGGAAAACGATGCTGCGAGCCCACAGGCAAGCATGGGCTTGGCAGGATGAATGGCACGGCCTTAGCATGGCTGATATAAGAGAAATCGAAAGACAGACCCAACTGGctcttaaaagaaaaatggggCAAGTGGACGATGAAATTG ATGAGGATGACAATTTGAATAGTACCTCTAAAGAAGACCCAGGGAAAACTTTAGCAGCCACACTGGGTAGTATTGAGGTAACTGAAGACAGCCCTCTTCTAGGCAAAAACCCGAATGTTCCTAGGATACGAACTGCAGGCAGTCCAGACGCCGAGGCTTCAAAAGATGATACTTCTACAATACCCATAAA ACGTGAAGATAGAAAACTTCCCAGAAACTTGCACTCTCCCAGTTCAGCTTCAGTGAAGAGTTTCGATCTGCAAGTAGCCAATTGGCGCATTGAGACGTTAGGCAGGGAGTCCGACTCGGAGTCCGATGAAGAATTTTTCGATTGTGaag ATACTTCTTCTTTGGCTAGATGGAGCTCTTTAGAGTTATTATCAGAAGAAGACTTAGAAACGGGTTCTCCGACGTATGCGGGAAATAATC aACAAACAGACGATAGTATATTCTCTTCATCATTCCTACAAAGAGTGGCAAGTGAAAGGACGAATAGAAAAACACTGCAAAAGGCCAAAGTCGGTTCTGTGGATATATCCAGACCGGATTCTCCCAACATCTTCCATGCCCCGTGCAGCACCTCGGTGTTGATGCTGGTTCTGCATGCCGGTAGTGTTTTAGATGCCAACGTGGATATGGCAGCTAAGAAGTCGGATGTCACCACATTCAAGGGGGCTTTCGAGTCAGTTATGCGGCAGCATTATCCGTCTTTAGTGGGGCATATTGCCGTCAAGTTGGTGTCGTGTCCTTCTGTGTGCACTGAAAGTTTGGGAGTATTGTCTAG tctTAGTCCGTATAGTTTCGATGTTTCTCCCTCATGTACTGATGTTCCCCAAGTAACGCACGATTCAATCCCTATCGGAGCGATTCCTATCCTAGCGACCAGCAACTCAGACTATCAAGAGTCGGTATCCCGGACAATCGCCGCTACGAATGCCGTTTACCAAG ACTTTTTGATATCCGAGGAAGGCCAAGGATTCACCGGTCAAATATGTTTCGTAGCAGATTCTTTAGGTTCCATTTTAGCTTACGATGCCTTATGTCGGAGTAGCGATGGTAAATCAAGGCATGGGAGCGAGAATAGCATACTGGATGACCATAAAG aTGATTATCTGAATGATAGTATGCATTTAAGTACGCGCAATCCTAGGAGACGCTCGTCCTCAACTAGCGATGCCAGCCACATTAAGCTGGAGTTTGAAGTGTCCGATTTTTTCCTATTCGGCAGTCCTTTAGCTTTAGTACTTGCCTATCGAAGACTGTCTGCGCCAGATGAAAAATCAG GTCAAATAAGCCGTCCATCGTGCCACCAGGTTTACAATATGTTTCATCCCACCGACCCTGTGGCCTCTAGGTTGGAACCCCTAATTTCGGCTCGATTCTCTATTCTGCCACCCATGAATGTGCCCCGATACGCCAAGTATCCTTTAGGCAATGGACAATCATATCATTTAT TCGAAATCCTGCAAACAAATCCTCAAATCTTCAACGATCAAGTGCTCCCCAGGCGTTTATCCGaagtttcaattcaaagtACCGTGTCAGGGCTAATCGAGTCAATTCCGTTGCAAACTATAAACAATC TTCAGCATAAATGGTGGGGTGGCAAAAGGATGGATTATGCTCTGTATTGTCCTGAAGGTTTGTCAAATTTTCCCACAAACGCTCTTCCTCACCTGTTTCACGCGAGTTATTGGGAAAGTTGCGATGTAATAGCGTTTATATTGAGGCAAGTGGGCGGATTAGAGGGACTTGCTAGCGGAGTGGGAGTTGAAGAGGGACGCGAGAGCACTTTTAGACCTGGTCAACCTAGGGAAAAGTGGACCAAGAAGAGGACATCGGTGAAACTAAAA AATGTAACAGCAAATCACCGTGCTAACGATATAATAGTAAGAGAAGGTGCTGCTCAAACCTTGGTAGCCACCTTCAAATATGGACCTTTGGACATGATAACTTTAACTGGTGAGAAGGTAGACATTCACATAATGAAAGACCCGCCTTCAGGGGAATGGATCCTTCTGGCCACCGAAATTACCGATAAAAATGGAAGGATTAGTCATACGATCGGCGAGGCTCAGAGTGTCGGGTACGGGCTGTATCCTATTAAA ATGATAGTACGTGGTGATCATACGAGTGTAGACTTTTTCCTGGCCGTGGTTCCACCGAAAACGGAAACCGTGGTGTTTAGTATAGACGGTTCTTTTACGGCAAGTGTGTCAGTTACGGGGCGAGATCCGAAAGTCAGAGCTGGAGCTGTGGATGTCGTAAG GCATTGGCAAGAACTGGGCTACCTTATAATCTACATAACCGGACGACCGGACATGCAACATCGAAAAGTTGTTTCTTGGCTGTCGCAACACAACTTCCCGCACGGACTTGTTTCCTTCGCCGATGGATTTACCACCGGACCATTAAGCCATAAGGCTGCTTACCTTAATAATCTAATACAG AATCATGGGGTTATAATCCACACGGCTTATGGCAGCGCCAAAGATATAAGTGTGTACACTAACATCGGTCTTAAGCCCAAACAAATCTACATAGTGGGTAAAGCGTCCAAAAAACAGCAAAGTCAGGCCACAGTGCTCTTGGACGGTTACGCTGTACATTTAGCAACCTTGATGGCTCATGGAGGTTCTAGGCCTGCCCAAGGAAATGCCAGAATGGTGATTCCTCGAGGGTACTTTGGGCTATCAGGGCAGACGATTAACCGAAGGAGAAG gTCGGCTAAACGGGCGACATCCTACCCGATCTCCACTGAAACCCCTCCTCAGACGGTGGAGCGATCGCTGAGTGCTAAGCGCTATCACATACCGAAGCCAGTGCTGTCTTTGACTCCGAGTAGTAATTAG
- the LOC136416391 gene encoding luciferin 4-monooxygenase-like isoform X1 produces the protein MIFEDGVIKTPDLNYDEKCGGIGKVLFNFCKKYHDRIAVINTVNGEWDTYSDVLDKCMATASALRKRGFQPQDTIAMCSNKENINACIPLIAAQFLGCISFSVVTVNTEEENAEFFEQVSPKIVFTTVESKDMIARALKRAGIDVEIIMFGEQFEKNFLENKEEFVPIDIEDLSITSMIHFSSGSTGTPKAICLSHYYLLGLHICSDPEALTPIYYQFNNHPVGSVSLKYTRWYGIATTIDLIINILIGGCRLLRDKFYAQEFWKMTDKYHVTDVFLTPQECEELLESVKPEHLDTSSLSKISSGSYILSTDFINKLRELIPNVTICQTYGMTECGIVTSFNHHIPKSKEFLNLKPQSCGMPVDGLYYKVIDVETGKICGPNQHGELYLKGKKIFRSFYNKDASVSFDKEGFFMSGDLVYFDEDFCFYVVDRIKNNLRWNGHYVFLHRVEKVLLSHPAVKNAVAITIPHKGIGEKIMGVVQLKEGADNVTEEDIVNYVNSKVQDYERLREGVTFVDSFPMTITEKVNRPKLKQMILQNRKI, from the exons ATGATTTTCGAAGATGGAGTTATTAAAACTCCAGATCTCAACTATGACGAAAAATGCGGCGGTATTGGCAAGGTGTTGTTTAACTTTTGCAAGAAATATCATGACAGAATTGCAGTG ATTAACACTGTAAATGGAGAATGGGACACGTACTCAGATGTCCTGGACAAATGTATGGCGACCGCCTCAGCCCTCCGAAAACGAGGGTTTCAACCCCAAGATACAATTGCTATGTGTTCAAATAAGGAGAACATAAATGCGTGTATCCCTCTCATTGCCGCTCAGTTCCTGGGGTGCATTTCCTTTAGTGTAGTCACTGTTAATACAGAGGAGGAAAACGCTGAGTTTTTCGAGCAAGTCTCGCCAAAAATCGTCTTTACCACTG TTGAATCTAAGGATATGATAGCCAGGGCTCTGAAGCGTGCAGGGATTGACgttgaaataataatgtttgGGGAGCAATTCGAAAAGaactttttggaaaacaaaGAAGAGTTCGTGCCAATTGATATAGAAGATCTGAGCATTACTTCTATGATACATTTTAGTAGTGGAAGCACTGGTACTCCTAAGGCTATATGTCTTAGTCACTATTACCTCCTTGGATTACACATTTG TTCTGACCCCGAAGCGTTGACACCAATCTATTACCAATTCAACAACCACCCAGTAGGCTCAGTTTCCCTGAAGTACACCAGGTGGTACGGGATCGCTACAACTATtgatttgataataaatattttaataggaGGGTGTCGACTTCTGAGGGACAAGTTTTATGCTCAAGAATTCTGGAAAATGACTGACAAATATCAc GTTACAGACGTTTTCTTGACGCCTCAGGAGTGTGAAGAACTTTTAGAATCAGTAAAACCTGAACATCTGGATACTTCCAGTTTGTCAAAAATTAGTTCCGGTTCTTATATTTTGTCTActgattttataaacaaattaaggGAGCTTATACCAA ATGTAACTATTTGTCAAACGTACGGTATGACTGAGTGTGGTATAGTTACATCGTTCAATCATCATATCCCGAAATCAAAAGAGTTCCTCAATCTTAAACCTCAATCTTGTGGAATGCCAGTCGATGGATTATACTACAAGGTCATAGATGTGGAAACTGGAAAAATATGTGGTCCAAACCAACACGGAGAACTTTACCtaaaaggaaagaaaatatttagatcTTTCTACAACAAGGATGCCTCAGTTTCCTTTGACAAAGAAGGCTTCTTCATGTCAGGAGATTTGGTCTACTTTGACGAAGATTTCTGCTTCTATGTTGTAGACAGGATTAAAAACAATCTAAG atgGAACGGCCACTATGTATTCTTACATCGTGTTGAAAAAGTGCTGTTAAGCCATCCAGCAGTGAAAAATGCTGTAGCAATAACGATTCCACACAAGGGAATAGGAGAGAAGATAATGGGAGTTGTACAGCTGAAGGAAGGTGCAGATAATGTGACAGAAGAAGATATCGTTAATTATGTGAACTCGAAGGTTCAAGATTATGAAAG ATTGCGAGAAGGAGTCACGTTTGTTGATAGTTTTCCGATGACCATTACAGAAAAAGTAAACAGGCCTAAATTGAAGCAGATGATACTGCAAAATcggaaaatttga
- the LOC136416391 gene encoding luciferin 4-monooxygenase-like isoform X2, producing the protein MIFEDGVIKTPDLNYDEKCGGIGKVLFNFCKKYHDRIAVINTVNGEWDTYSDVLDKCMATASALRKRGFQPQDTIAMCSNKENINACIPLIAAQFLGCISFSVVTVNTEEENAEFFEQVSPKIVFTTVESKDMIARALKRAGIDVEIIMFGEQFEKNFLENKEEFVPIDIEDLSITSMIHFSSGSTGTPKAICLSHYYLLGLHICSDPEALTPIYYQFNNHPVGSVSLKYTRWYGIATTIDLIINILIGGCRLLRDKFYAQEFWKMTDKYHVTDVFLTPQECEELLESVKPEHLDTSSLSKISSGSYILSTDFINKLRELIPNVTICQTYGMTECGIVTSFNHHIPKSKEFLNLKPQSCGMPVDGLYYKVIDVETGKICGPNQHGELYLKGKKIFRSFYNKDASVSFDKEGFFMSGDLVYFDEDFCFYVVDRIKNNLRWNGHYVFLHRVEKVLLSHPAVKNAVAITIPHKGIGEKIMGVVQLKEGADNVTEEDIVNYVNSKVQDYESAKQTS; encoded by the exons ATGATTTTCGAAGATGGAGTTATTAAAACTCCAGATCTCAACTATGACGAAAAATGCGGCGGTATTGGCAAGGTGTTGTTTAACTTTTGCAAGAAATATCATGACAGAATTGCAGTG ATTAACACTGTAAATGGAGAATGGGACACGTACTCAGATGTCCTGGACAAATGTATGGCGACCGCCTCAGCCCTCCGAAAACGAGGGTTTCAACCCCAAGATACAATTGCTATGTGTTCAAATAAGGAGAACATAAATGCGTGTATCCCTCTCATTGCCGCTCAGTTCCTGGGGTGCATTTCCTTTAGTGTAGTCACTGTTAATACAGAGGAGGAAAACGCTGAGTTTTTCGAGCAAGTCTCGCCAAAAATCGTCTTTACCACTG TTGAATCTAAGGATATGATAGCCAGGGCTCTGAAGCGTGCAGGGATTGACgttgaaataataatgtttgGGGAGCAATTCGAAAAGaactttttggaaaacaaaGAAGAGTTCGTGCCAATTGATATAGAAGATCTGAGCATTACTTCTATGATACATTTTAGTAGTGGAAGCACTGGTACTCCTAAGGCTATATGTCTTAGTCACTATTACCTCCTTGGATTACACATTTG TTCTGACCCCGAAGCGTTGACACCAATCTATTACCAATTCAACAACCACCCAGTAGGCTCAGTTTCCCTGAAGTACACCAGGTGGTACGGGATCGCTACAACTATtgatttgataataaatattttaataggaGGGTGTCGACTTCTGAGGGACAAGTTTTATGCTCAAGAATTCTGGAAAATGACTGACAAATATCAc GTTACAGACGTTTTCTTGACGCCTCAGGAGTGTGAAGAACTTTTAGAATCAGTAAAACCTGAACATCTGGATACTTCCAGTTTGTCAAAAATTAGTTCCGGTTCTTATATTTTGTCTActgattttataaacaaattaaggGAGCTTATACCAA ATGTAACTATTTGTCAAACGTACGGTATGACTGAGTGTGGTATAGTTACATCGTTCAATCATCATATCCCGAAATCAAAAGAGTTCCTCAATCTTAAACCTCAATCTTGTGGAATGCCAGTCGATGGATTATACTACAAGGTCATAGATGTGGAAACTGGAAAAATATGTGGTCCAAACCAACACGGAGAACTTTACCtaaaaggaaagaaaatatttagatcTTTCTACAACAAGGATGCCTCAGTTTCCTTTGACAAAGAAGGCTTCTTCATGTCAGGAGATTTGGTCTACTTTGACGAAGATTTCTGCTTCTATGTTGTAGACAGGATTAAAAACAATCTAAG atgGAACGGCCACTATGTATTCTTACATCGTGTTGAAAAAGTGCTGTTAAGCCATCCAGCAGTGAAAAATGCTGTAGCAATAACGATTCCACACAAGGGAATAGGAGAGAAGATAATGGGAGTTGTACAGCTGAAGGAAGGTGCAGATAATGTGACAGAAGAAGATATCGTTAATTATGTGAACTCGAAGGTTCAAGATTATGAAAG TGCAAAGCAAACAAGTTGA